The genomic region GAAATTACGCAAACGCCGCCGGTTGTTCTCGCCGCCGGTAAATCACCAGTGAGCAATAAGACACGACCGCGGCCACATACTATGCAAATAGGAAAATGAAGGATTGTGTCTATAATCTGTAATGTCTGCGCCTGCATTTAACGAGACATCCACctcctcaaaactacaactcccagcattttaggAGTTGcaattgtgcaacagctggaggcacactggttgggaaacactgcattagaaggGACTATGTGACTACAATTAAAACTGCTTTCCAGTAATCAGGATGCAGCCTGCAGTGTAAAGAATGGAGGTTTCCATAGAAGTGAATCATTGTTGGGGTTACAAAATATTAACCCATTCTGTTCCTGCAAAAGTTGTTGCACTAGAGTAGTATTTTGcagccaaagtgcctccagctgttacaaaactacaactgccagcgttCACAAACCATAGGCcaaagtgactccagctgttacaaaactacaactgccagcatgcccggacagcctttggctgtccgggcttgctgggagttgtagttttgcaacagctggaggcacactaattggCAAAGaaaggccaaaggctgtctgggcatactgggagttgtagttttgagattAGACTTGACTCTTCCCATCTAAGCTTTAAGTAGATAATctgatagtatatagtataaaggtATAGTTTTCCAGCAGATGATGAGCTGTACAAGGACCCTGCTGCACACAGAGGGGGCGGGGCACTGACCTGTGGAGCTCCTCCCCCTTCCCATTTAGCAGTGCCGCGTCCACTTTGAAGGTGAAATGAATCTGAATGAGACTGAAAAAAAGACGAGAACAAGAAAACTGATAAATACAACACTGGCAGCAGGCTCCCTGCTATACATTACTTTCTtagggtatgtaaacttttgcAAGTGGTCACTTACTGCACGCTGATCAGCTGATCACACTTGGGGTCATCGCTGGTCTTGTCGGTGACCCTGACCCCAGCGCTGTCCACGCACCAGCACAGGGTGGAGTCTTCATCGCATTGTTTTGCTTTGAAGGCTCCGTTCTCCTCACACTCTGGGTCGTACACGTTGTCGGTCTCAGTCTTACCCCTACCCGGATGGCTCCGCCCACTGCGACTCTTGTGCAGCATCTCTAGGTGCATCAGACGACACTTGGGGGTcactagaaaaaaaaagggaaaaatgtaAATAAGAAGTCATAAAgaaagatcagcggtgacatcactgagaatacagcctatccatcactagagatcagcggtgacatcactgagaatacagcctatccatcactagagatcagcggtgacatcactgagaatacagcctatccatcactagagatcagcggtgacatcactgagaatacatcctatccataactagagatcagcggtgacatcactgagaatacatcctatccatcactagagatcagcggtgacatcactgagaatacagtctatccatcactagagatcagcggtgacatcactgagaatacatcctatccataactagagatcagcggtgacatcactgagaatacagcctatccatcactagagatcagcggtgacaccactgagaatacagcctatccatcactagagatcagcggtgacatcactgagaatacagcctatccatcactagagatcagtggtgacatcactgagaatacagcccatccatcactagagatcagcggtgacatcactgagaatacagtctatccatcactagagatcagcggtgacatcactgagaatacagcctatccatcactagagatcagcggtgacaccactgagaatacagcctatccatcactagagatcagcggtgacatcactgagaatacagcctatccattcactagagatcagcagtgacatcactgagaatacagcctatccatcactagagatcagcggtgacatcactgagaatacagcctatccattcactagagatcagcagtgacatcactgagaatacagcctattcatcactagagatcagcggtgatatcactgagaatacagcctatccatcactagagatcagcggtgacatcactgagaatacagcctatccatcactagagatcagcggtgacatcactgagaatacagcctatccatcactagagatcagcggtgacatcactgagaatacagcctatccatcactagagatcagcgttgacatcactgagaatacagcctatccatcactagagatcagcggtgacgtcactgagaatacagcctatccatcactagagatcagcggtgacatcactgagaatacagcctatccatcactagagatcagcggtgacatcactgagaatacatcctatccatcactagagatcagcggtgacattactgagaatacagcctatccattcactagagatcagcggtgacatcactgagaatacagcctatccatcactagagatcagcggtgacatcactgagaatacatcctatccatcactagagatcagcggtgacatcactgagaatacagcctatccatcactagagatcagcggtgacatcactgagaatacagcctatccatcactagagatcagcggtgacatcactgagaatacagcctatccatcactagagatcagcgttgacatcactgagaatacagcctatccatcactagagatcagcggtgacgtcactgagaatacagcctatccatcactggagatcagcggtgacatcactgagaatacagcctatccatcactagagatcagcggtgacatcactgagaatacagcctatccatcactagagatcagcggtgacatcactgagaatacagtctatccatcactagagatcagcggtgacatcactgagaatacagtctatccatcactagagatcagcggtgacatcactgagaatacagcctatccatcactagagatcagcggtgacatcactgagaatacagcctatccatcactagagatcagcggtgacatcactgagaatacagcctatccatcactagagatcagcggtgacatcactgagaatacattctatccatcactagagatcagcagtgacatcactgagaatacagcctatccatcactagagatcagcagtgacatcactagagatcagcggtgacatcatagGGCAGCCGGTTATAGATCTTACGCTGGTCACAGTTGACGGTCAGGTTATCGTATCCGCTGTATATGGCCTCGCACGTCCCGCAGCGGTTCAGGTGACAGGTGACATATTCGTTGTACGGACATGAAGAATCCTCACAGACTTCATCGTAGTCGCAGTTCTCCCGGGCCGGGAGTGCGTCCGGACATTCATCATCTGCGGACAGGAAAGAGGAGCGGATTGttcttcaaccagggtgcctccagcggttgcaaaactacaactcccagcatgcccggacagccattggctgtccgggcatgccaagagttgtagttttgttacagctggaggcacgctggttggggaacactgtcctaACAACTGAAAAATAGTAACCAAAGTATAAATCCACCTACCTGGTACTGCGGAGACCCCCGAAAGAGACCCCAGGAGCAGCAAACAGAGCCCGAAGTGGCAGGAGAGTCTTGTGTCCATGGGAAATCATCAGAAGTGCTGGATGCGGCTGAGATACGGGGGAGGGGTTCCACTTGGCTGGAAACAGGTTAAAGCATTACCCCCTCCCCGGGGAAGATTGTGAGGGCGAATACATTACAGGGTGGAAAATAATGGCGGCCGGTGACATTGGAatcagaggaggataatatgagGGACCGTCATCTCATATacacttatatcctgtattatactccagagctgcactcactattctgctggtgaggtcactgtgtacatacattacattacttatcctgtactgatcctgagttatatcctgtattatactccagagctgcactcactattctgctggtgaggtcactgtgtatatacattatattacttatcctgtactgatcctgagttatatcctgtattatactccagagctgtactcactattctgctggtgagatcactgtgtacatacattacattacttatcctgtactgatcctgaattatatcctgtattatactccagagctgtactcactattctgctggtgaggtcactgtgtacatacattacttatcctgtactgatcctgagttatatcctgtattatactccagaactgtactcactattctgctggtgaggtcactgtgtacatacattacattacttatcctgtactaatcctgagttatatcctgtattatactccagagctgtactcactattctgctggtggggtcactgtgtacatacattacattacttatcctgtactgatcctgagttatatcctgtattatactccagagctgtactcactattctgctggtgaggtcactgtgtacatacattacattacttatcctgtactgatcctgagttatatcctgtattatactccagagctgtactcactattctgctggtgaggtcactgtgtacatacattacattagttatcctgtactgatcctgagttatatcctgtattatactccagagctgtactcactattctgctggtgaggtcactgtgtacatacattacattacttatcctgtactgatcctgagttatatcctgtattatactccagagctgtactcactattctgctggtgaggtcactgtgtacatacattacattatttatcctgtactgatcctgagttatatcctgtattatactccagagctgtactcactattctgctggtgaggtcactgtgtatatacattacattacttatcctgtactgatcctgagttatatcctgtattatactccagagctgtactcactattctgctggtgaggtcactgtgtacatacataacattacttatcatgtactgatcctgagttatatcctgtatcatactccagaactgtactcactattctgctggtgaggacactgtgtacatacattacattacttatcctgtactgatcctgagttatatcctgtaatactccagagctgtactcactattctgctggtgaggtcactgtgtacatacattacattacttatcctgtactgatcctgagttatatcctgtattataccccagagctgtactctctattctgctggtgaggtcactgtgtacatacattacattacttatcctgtactgatcctgagttatatcctgtattatactccagagctgtactcactattctgctggtggggtcactgatcCTAAGTTACTTCACTGACTTCCACTCTGAagcatgtatgtgtatttatatttatttcttaaCACACAGTCTACAGTCTATAGGATTCATTTTCTGTACACAGCACATTATGCAGACTCATGTTCTCCTGTCCATTGAACCTTTGCCGTCTAATTCGACTTCTTTAAACCACTAAACCCTCAGGCATTTCCTCGGCCCAGTTCACCAGAGATCATgtggtgcgccccccccccccagacgtcTATGAAGCTTTATGGCCGCTGCTGTCTCGTATTGCGATGTCTCCTGCACCGACTTGTTTTGCAATTATAactcatgtttttacttttcatccaaactgatggtttgttacaatgtgtcagtcaGATAAAAGCTCAGAACAGGATAAGATTTTCATTGttgtgtttgatttaaaaaacaaataaaagattATTGCACCAACAAatagtaacaaaccctcagctgtgtaaGCAGGGGTAAGTCAGGATTGGTCTAACATACCCCTCTGACCCCGCACTCAGGATCCGAATTAAGACAAAAATTGAGAtttgttgttattttttactAACTGGAGAACAGCAAATGTGCAACGTCTCCAAGCAGAGATTTATTGAGTCATAGAGGTGAGTGTCCAGAGGGGCGGCAGACGGTCAGCGACTAGTCCTCCAGCAGCAGATCCAGCTCCTCCAGGGGCAGCCGCACCCTCAGCTCCTTCTCCATCATTAAATCCACAATCTCCTGTAACTGATCCGGGAAATATTCAACCGCGTCCAAATACAAAACCTGAggggagaggaaagggttacctgAGGAACACTGCAATGTGATACCCCCGAATACAGGACCCCCCCAAATACAGGACCCCGAATACAAAACCTGAGGGGAGAGGAAAGGGTTAACGGGGAACACTGCAATGTGATACCCCCAAATACAGGACCCCCCCAATACAGGACCTGAggggaaaggaaagggttactggggggggggggggggggaaagaacacTGCAATGTGATACCCCCCAATACAGGACCACCAAATAACAGGCTCCACAATGCCCCAAGAAATTAAATAAATCATCGGGAGGAATCGTCACTCATGTAACCAGGTGCAGAATCAACAACTACTCACCTTACCCCAGGGGCAACTCTGTATGGCCTTATAGAAGAGACCCCGACCCCTGTCCTGAGAGACCTGCAATATAGAGAGCACacggtgaccccaccagcagaatagtgagtacagctctggagtataacacaggatataactcaggatcagtacaggatcagtaatgtaatgtgtgtacacagtgatctcaccagcagaatagtgagtacagctctggagtataatacaggatataactcaggatcagtacaggataagtaatgtaatgtatgtacacagtgatctcaccagcagaatagtgagtgcagctctggagtataatacaggatataactcaggatcagtacaggataagtaatgtaatgtatgtatacagtgacctcaccagcagaatagtgagtacagctctggagtataatacaggatataactcatgatcagtacaggataagtaatgtaatgtatgtacacagtgacctcaccagcagaatagtgagtacagctctggagtataatacaggatataactcaggatcagtacaggataagtaatgtaatgtatgtacacagtgacctcaccagcagaatagtgagtacagctctggagtataatacaggatataactcaggatcagtacaggataagtaatgtaatgtatgtatacagtgacctcaccagcagaatagtgagtacagctctggagtataatacaggatataactcaggatcagtacaggataagtaatgtaatgtatgtacacagtgacctcaccagcagaatagtgagtacagctctggagtataatacaggatataactcaggatcagtacaggataagtaatgtaatgtatgtacacagtgacctcaccagcagaatagtgagtacagcactggaatataatacaggatataactcaggatcagtacaggataagtaatgtaatgtatgtacccagtgacctcaccagcagaatagtgagtacagctctggagtataatacaggatataactctggatcagtacaggatcagtgatgTAAATTGCAGTTTGCTCACCATAAAGCGTATATACATCCTCCATAGGAGAAGACACCGGGACCCCTGCTCCGTGCTGAGTCCGCGCTCAAACATCGCCTTGATACGATTGGAGAGACCTGTTTCTGGCATGACTGTGTGTACGTCTCCCGATTCACCTCTGTAAATACAAGAACAGTGATCAGCGGGGGCAGCAATATTCCATTTCATCTATAGAAGAGCGGAGAAAGGGTTAAGAGAGAGGTATGTGCAATTCTACTTGTTTGAGGTTTAATCACAGTTCCCTGGTTGTCGCCGTCAGGGCAggaaaacattgggggagatttatcacaacctgtccagagaaaaagttgctgagttgcccatagcaaccaatcccatcgcttcttacatttttataaaggcctctgaaaaatgaaagaagggatctgattggttgctatggctatggacaggttttgattaatctaccccaaaataaatgtgaataactaATATTGATCGTGTTCTGCTgacaggtttgttacagtgtatcggtgTAATCGTCCACTGTGAGACGAACAAAGCAGCAGCACCTCCTGTTAATTACAGTGTTAACCTCTGGAGTCCGGGCTCTGTACATCAGAGACTTGTCAAGACTGTAAACAATTGTAACAAAACCTCAGCTGTAGCAAGTATAACCAGGAATGTTACCACGAATTGACAGCAAGTagagatctttaaaggggtattccaggaaaaaacttttttttatatatatatatatcaactggctccagaaagttaaacagatttgtaaattacttctattaaaaaatcttaatcctttcagtacttatgagcttctgaagtaaaggtcgttcttttctgtctaatttctctctgatgacacgtgtctcgggaaacgcccagtttagaagaggtttgctatggggatttgcttctaaactgggcgtttcccgagacaggtgtcatcagagaggacttcagaagctcataagtactgaaaggattaagattttttaatagaagtaatttacaaatctgtttaactttctggagccagttgatatataaaaaaaagttttttcctggaatacccctttaaaatgaggggaaaaaaagctgCAATTCCTCCAAACGTGTATCGTATTGGCCTAGGGCAGGGTTtcctaatcagtgtgcctccagctgttgcataactacaactcccagcatgcccgaagagcctttggctgtcagggcatgctgggagttgtagttttacaacaactggggaGCCACAAGTCACAAAGCAATGGCCTAGGAcagggtttcctaaccagtgtgcctccagctgtagcaaaactacaactcccagcatgcccggacagcctttggctgtccgtccat from Hyla sarda isolate aHylSar1 chromosome 11, aHylSar1.hap1, whole genome shotgun sequence harbors:
- the LOC130295426 gene encoding epithelial cell adhesion molecule-like, which produces MDTRLSCHFGLCLLLLGSLSGVSAVPDDECPDALPARENCDYDEVCEDSSCPYNEYVTCHLNRCGTCEAIYSGYDNLTVNCDQLTPKCRLMHLEMLHKSRSGRSHPGRGKTETDNVYDPECEENGAFKAKQCDEDSTLCWCVDSAGVRVTDKTSDDPKCDQLISVHLIQIHFTFKVDAALLNGKGEELHRKLMAEVSRFLLRAPQILQVMVHDLSHEVTMKLFSTNGTKDPVDIATVAYYIERELKRSAFAVPLDGWNLQVDTESIRVLFFDNEPPRINMKSISPGFAAIIIIIALAILTGIAVFAVLQRRAEQERIQFEVIEGHELEDQQRDDLRYYYS